Proteins encoded within one genomic window of Halorussus salilacus:
- the lrpA1 gene encoding HTH-type transcriptional regulator LrpA1: protein MSAQSTQDRILEVLEDDAQASYAEIADRANVSKPTVRKYIEKLEDEGVIVGYSAEIDPKKLSSQSIALVGMDVASEQYVEATRDLKDLDEVETLYTSSGDHMLMAEVRAADGDAVGEVISEKILDIEGVTAAHPSFLQERLK, encoded by the coding sequence ATGAGTGCCCAATCGACGCAGGACAGAATTCTCGAAGTCTTAGAGGACGACGCCCAGGCCTCCTACGCGGAGATCGCCGACAGGGCGAACGTCTCGAAGCCCACGGTTCGAAAGTACATCGAAAAGCTCGAAGACGAGGGCGTCATCGTCGGCTACTCCGCCGAGATAGACCCCAAGAAGCTGTCGAGCCAGAGCATCGCGCTGGTCGGGATGGACGTCGCGAGCGAGCAGTACGTCGAGGCCACCCGCGACCTCAAGGACCTCGACGAGGTCGAGACGCTCTACACTTCCAGCGGCGACCACATGCTGATGGCCGAGGTCCGCGCGGCCGACGGCGACGCGGTCGGCGAGGTCATCAGCGAGAAGATTCTGGACATCGAGGGCGTGACCGCCGCCCACCCCTCCTTCCTGCAGGAACGCCTGAAGTGA
- a CDS encoding DNA-directed RNA polymerase subunit D, protein MTEDFDVEFIERGDRKSRFLVRGASPAFANGIRRAIVADVPTLSIDTVRFIENSSVMFDEQIGLRLGLVPLSTPLGEFEEGDTVTLSLDVSGPGTAYSGDLVSSDEMVQPADDNVPIIDLKDDQRLELEADAVLSSGKDHAKHQGGVAVGYRHLQRVEVVGDRDEYEDDETNVLRGVIEDDGELVPTEEFDHDLTNRYPGKEVEVHDVEEAFVFHVESDGSLSVDELVTEAVGSIEARADELEEAVQL, encoded by the coding sequence ATGACCGAGGACTTCGACGTCGAGTTCATCGAACGCGGGGACCGGAAGTCGCGGTTCCTCGTCCGGGGTGCGAGCCCGGCGTTCGCCAACGGCATCCGGCGGGCCATCGTCGCTGACGTGCCGACGCTCTCGATAGACACGGTGCGGTTCATCGAGAACTCGTCGGTCATGTTCGACGAGCAGATCGGGCTCCGGCTCGGTCTCGTCCCGCTATCGACGCCGCTGGGCGAGTTCGAGGAGGGCGACACCGTCACCCTCAGCCTCGACGTGTCGGGTCCGGGTACCGCCTACTCGGGCGATCTGGTCAGTTCCGACGAGATGGTCCAGCCCGCCGACGACAACGTTCCCATCATCGACCTGAAGGACGACCAGCGCCTCGAACTCGAGGCCGACGCCGTCCTCTCGTCGGGGAAGGACCACGCCAAGCATCAGGGCGGCGTGGCCGTCGGCTATCGGCACCTCCAGCGCGTGGAGGTCGTCGGCGACCGTGACGAGTACGAGGACGACGAGACGAACGTCCTTCGCGGGGTCATCGAAGACGACGGCGAACTCGTCCCGACCGAGGAGTTCGACCACGACCTCACGAACCGCTACCCCGGCAAGGAGGTCGAAGTCCACGACGTCGAGGAGGCGTTCGTGTTCCACGTCGAGAGCGACGGCTCGCTGTCGGTCGACGAACTCGTCACCGAGGCCGTCGGGTCCATCGAGGCCCGCGCCGACGAACTCGAAGAGGCAGTACAGCTATAG
- a CDS encoding 30S ribosomal protein S4, with protein MALGENTKFYETPNHPFQGERISEEHSLLDRYGLKNKEELWRAQSELRGFRREARNILAQRAQGDVEAAEGEEFVGRLQRLGILGDGDELDDVLLLEVTDVLERRLQTVAYRKGLAQTPQQARQFVTHGHVRVDGRRVRAPSYKVEVAEEGTVEFDENSPLADELHPERAEGNE; from the coding sequence ATGGCGCTCGGCGAGAACACCAAGTTCTACGAGACGCCTAACCACCCGTTCCAGGGCGAGCGCATCTCCGAGGAACACAGTCTCCTCGACCGCTACGGCCTGAAGAACAAAGAGGAACTTTGGCGCGCCCAGTCCGAGCTTCGTGGCTTCCGCCGCGAGGCCCGGAACATCCTCGCCCAGCGAGCGCAGGGCGACGTCGAGGCCGCCGAAGGCGAGGAGTTCGTCGGCCGCCTCCAGCGGCTCGGCATCCTCGGCGACGGCGACGAACTCGACGACGTGCTGTTGCTCGAAGTGACCGACGTGCTGGAGCGTCGCCTCCAGACCGTCGCCTACCGGAAAGGACTGGCCCAGACGCCCCAGCAGGCGCGGCAGTTCGTGACCCACGGCCACGTCAGGGTCGACGGGCGGCGCGTGCGAGCGCCCTCCTACAAGGTCGAAGTCGCCGAGGAGGGCACCGTCGAGTTCGACGAGAACAGCCCGCTTGCCGACGAACTCCATCCAGAACGAGCGGAGGGTAACGAATGA
- a CDS encoding 30S ribosomal protein S13, which translates to MSTEEPQEEDEDLQYFVRIGRTDLDGTKTVERSLSELNGIGRRAARIIADKAGVDRTATFGRLDDGEIDSVVETVENFADEVPEWLANHRNDYFTGETTHETGNDLDMTRRQDINRMKMIDSYKGVRHKRGQKVRGQRTRSTGRTEGTIGVNVEEIKEEQAAEEEGGEE; encoded by the coding sequence ATGAGCACGGAAGAACCACAGGAGGAAGACGAGGACCTCCAGTACTTCGTCCGCATCGGTCGAACAGACCTCGATGGGACGAAGACCGTCGAACGGTCCCTGTCGGAACTCAACGGGATCGGCCGCCGAGCGGCGCGCATCATCGCCGACAAGGCGGGCGTCGACCGGACGGCGACGTTCGGCCGTCTCGACGACGGCGAGATCGACTCGGTCGTCGAGACCGTCGAGAACTTCGCCGACGAGGTCCCCGAATGGCTCGCAAACCACCGCAACGACTACTTCACCGGTGAGACCACCCACGAGACGGGCAACGACCTAGACATGACCCGTCGTCAGGACATCAACCGGATGAAGATGATCGACTCGTACAAGGGCGTCCGCCACAAGCGCGGCCAGAAGGTCCGCGGACAGCGCACCCGCTCGACCGGCCGCACCGAGGGCACCATCGGCGTCAACGTCGAGGAGATCAAAGAAGAACAGGCCGCCGAAGAAGAGGGTGGTGAGGAGTAA
- a CDS encoding Mrp/NBP35 family ATP-binding protein, whose product MDESAVRDLLRNVEDPDLGDDIVSLNLVNDVSVDGDTADISLALGAPYSPHETQIADRVREVLGEHGIEANLSARVDDDLSPDEQVLPNVENIIAVASGKGGVGKSTVAVNIAAGLSQLGARVGLFDADVYGPNVPRMVDADEAPRATDDETMIPPEQFGVKLMSMAFLVGEDDPVIWRGPMVHKVLTQLWEDVEWGHLDYMVVDLPPGTGDAQLTLLQSVPVTGAVIVTTPQEVAIDDARKGLRMFGRHDTNVLGIAENMSTFKCPDCGGEHDIFGRGGGAKFAEDNDMPFLGSIPIDPSVRTGGDEGRPIVLDEDSDTGDAFRVLTENVANNVGIIKRRSQR is encoded by the coding sequence ATGGACGAATCAGCGGTACGCGACCTGCTCCGGAACGTCGAGGACCCGGACCTCGGCGACGACATCGTCTCGTTGAACCTCGTCAACGACGTGTCGGTCGATGGCGACACCGCCGACATCTCCCTCGCGCTCGGCGCACCGTACTCACCCCACGAGACACAGATCGCCGACCGCGTCAGGGAGGTCCTCGGCGAGCACGGCATCGAGGCGAACCTCTCGGCGCGCGTCGACGACGACCTCTCGCCCGACGAGCAGGTCCTCCCGAACGTCGAGAACATCATCGCGGTCGCCTCCGGCAAGGGCGGCGTCGGCAAGTCCACCGTCGCCGTGAACATCGCGGCGGGCCTCTCGCAACTCGGCGCGCGCGTCGGCCTGTTCGACGCCGACGTGTACGGACCGAACGTCCCACGGATGGTCGACGCCGACGAGGCCCCCAGAGCGACCGACGACGAGACCATGATTCCGCCCGAGCAGTTCGGCGTGAAGCTGATGAGCATGGCGTTCCTCGTCGGCGAGGACGACCCCGTCATCTGGCGCGGCCCGATGGTCCACAAGGTCCTGACCCAGCTCTGGGAGGACGTCGAGTGGGGCCACCTCGACTACATGGTCGTCGACCTCCCGCCGGGGACCGGTGACGCCCAACTGACCCTCCTCCAGAGCGTCCCGGTCACCGGCGCGGTCATCGTCACGACGCCCCAGGAGGTCGCCATCGACGACGCCCGCAAGGGCCTGCGGATGTTCGGCCGCCACGACACCAACGTCCTCGGCATCGCCGAGAACATGTCCACGTTCAAGTGCCCGGACTGCGGGGGCGAACACGACATCTTCGGTCGCGGCGGCGGCGCGAAGTTCGCCGAGGACAACGACATGCCGTTCCTCGGGTCCATCCCCATCGACCCGTCGGTCCGGACCGGCGGCGACGAGGGGCGCCCCATCGTGCTGGACGAGGACAGCGACACCGGCGACGCCTTCCGCGTGCTCACCGAGAACGTCGCCAACAACGTCGGGATTATCAAACGCCGCTCGCAACGATAA
- a CDS encoding 30S ribosomal protein S11: MSATDDDKWGVAHVHASFNNTIITVTDLTGAETIAKSSGGTVVKQNRDESSPYAAMQMAETVAEEVKAAGIEGVHVRVRGPGGNLQQNPGPGAQATIRALARAGLEIGRIEDVTPIPHDGTRAPKGKSGF; this comes from the coding sequence ATGAGCGCAACCGACGACGACAAGTGGGGCGTAGCCCACGTTCACGCATCGTTCAACAACACCATCATCACGGTCACCGACCTGACCGGTGCCGAGACCATCGCGAAGTCCTCGGGCGGGACAGTCGTGAAGCAGAACCGCGACGAGTCCTCGCCGTACGCGGCCATGCAGATGGCCGAGACGGTCGCCGAGGAAGTCAAGGCGGCGGGCATCGAGGGCGTTCACGTTCGCGTGCGCGGCCCCGGCGGTAACCTCCAGCAGAACCCCGGACCGGGCGCGCAGGCGACCATCCGCGCGCTCGCTCGCGCCGGGCTGGAGATCGGCCGCATCGAGGACGTGACCCCCATCCCGCACGACGGCACCCGAGCCCCCAAGGGCAAGAGTGGATTCTAA
- a CDS encoding pyridoxal phosphate-dependent aminotransferase, translating to MVSERATRTTPFAAMDVLERANRMDDVIHLEVGEPDFETPPAVTEAAVAALRAGETGYTSSKGKPELRNAISDYYDRRYGVDVAPERIVVTSGSSPALLLAFSALVDPGDEVVLTDPHYACYPNFVRQTGGRISTVPLSAEEGFRPRVEAFQRAVSDETEALLVNSPANPTGAVLDGPTLDELVGIADRADATVISDEVYHGLTYEGEDHTVLEYTDDAFVLDGFSKRFAMTGWRLGWMVAPPDYVGHVNRIAQNTLICAPNFVQSAGIAALGSGDDFLDEVRETYRERRDFLVDAVDEWDMSMGYTPGGAYYLLVDVSDLPGDAFDAADFFLEDAGVAMTPGPDFGANAAECLRVSYANSEEKLREASERIQRALERVEISAD from the coding sequence ATGGTTTCGGAGCGCGCGACTCGAACGACCCCGTTCGCCGCGATGGACGTGCTCGAACGGGCCAATCGAATGGACGACGTGATACATCTCGAGGTCGGCGAACCCGACTTCGAGACGCCGCCCGCGGTGACCGAGGCGGCGGTCGCGGCGCTCCGCGCGGGCGAGACCGGCTACACCTCCTCGAAGGGCAAGCCCGAACTCCGGAACGCGATTTCGGACTACTACGACCGCCGGTACGGCGTCGACGTGGCCCCCGAGCGCATCGTCGTGACCTCCGGGTCGTCGCCCGCGTTGCTGCTCGCGTTCTCGGCGCTGGTCGACCCCGGTGACGAGGTGGTCCTCACCGACCCCCACTACGCCTGCTATCCCAACTTCGTCCGCCAGACCGGCGGCCGGATTTCGACCGTCCCGCTGTCGGCCGAGGAGGGCTTTCGGCCGCGAGTCGAGGCCTTCCAGCGCGCGGTGAGCGACGAGACCGAGGCCCTGCTCGTCAACTCCCCCGCGAACCCCACCGGCGCGGTCCTCGACGGACCCACGCTCGACGAACTGGTCGGCATCGCCGACCGCGCCGACGCCACCGTGATCTCCGACGAGGTGTACCACGGGCTGACCTACGAGGGCGAGGACCACACCGTGCTGGAGTACACCGACGACGCGTTCGTCCTCGACGGCTTCTCGAAGCGGTTCGCCATGACCGGGTGGCGACTCGGCTGGATGGTCGCGCCGCCCGACTACGTCGGCCACGTCAACCGCATCGCCCAGAACACCCTCATCTGCGCGCCCAACTTCGTCCAGTCGGCCGGAATCGCCGCACTCGGTTCGGGCGACGACTTCCTCGACGAGGTCCGGGAGACCTATCGCGAGCGCCGGGACTTCCTGGTGGACGCGGTCGACGAGTGGGACATGAGCATGGGGTACACCCCGGGCGGGGCGTACTACCTGCTCGTGGACGTGAGCGATTTGCCGGGGGACGCCTTCGACGCCGCCGACTTCTTCCTCGAAGACGCGGGCGTGGCGATGACCCCCGGCCCGGACTTCGGCGCGAACGCCGCCGAGTGTCTCCGGGTGTCGTACGCCAACAGCGAGGAGAAACTCCGGGAGGCCTCAGAGCGAATCCAGCGGGCGCTCGAACGCGTGGAAATCTCGGCCGATTGA
- a CDS encoding thiamine pyrophosphate-dependent enzyme — MSVFNAIGEEREIDRDEFTPEIEPQATWCPGCGDFGVLKALKQAMPEVGRNPEESLLVTGIGCSGKLSSYFRSYGFHSIHGRALPVARAAKMANPDLEVIAAGGDGDGYGIGGNHFMHTARENHDMTYIVFDNEIFGLTKGQTSPTSPKGHKSKTQPHGSAKSPIRPLSLGLTSGASYIARTAAVNPNQAKEILVEAMEHDGFAHVDFLTQCPTWNKDAKQYVPYIDIQDSDDYDFDIHDRREAAEMMYEAEDALYEGEVLTGRFYVDEDRPSYQEEKQATGDMPEEPLAERYFDDDYEWERSYDLLDRHK, encoded by the coding sequence ATGAGTGTATTCAACGCAATCGGCGAGGAACGCGAGATAGACAGAGACGAGTTCACCCCCGAAATCGAGCCTCAGGCGACGTGGTGTCCGGGATGCGGTGACTTCGGCGTGCTGAAGGCGCTGAAGCAGGCGATGCCCGAAGTCGGGCGCAACCCCGAAGAGAGCCTGCTAGTCACGGGCATCGGCTGTTCGGGCAAGCTCAGCTCCTACTTCCGAAGCTACGGCTTCCACTCCATCCACGGCCGCGCCCTGCCGGTGGCTCGCGCCGCCAAGATGGCCAACCCCGACCTCGAAGTCATCGCGGCGGGCGGAGACGGCGACGGCTACGGCATCGGCGGGAACCACTTCATGCACACCGCCCGCGAGAACCACGACATGACCTACATCGTCTTCGACAACGAAATCTTCGGGCTCACGAAGGGACAGACCTCCCCGACCAGCCCGAAGGGCCACAAGTCGAAGACCCAGCCCCACGGGAGCGCCAAGAGCCCGATTCGGCCGCTCTCGCTCGGACTGACCTCCGGTGCGTCCTACATCGCTCGGACCGCCGCGGTCAACCCCAATCAGGCCAAGGAGATCCTCGTGGAGGCGATGGAGCACGACGGCTTCGCCCACGTCGACTTCCTGACGCAGTGTCCGACCTGGAACAAGGACGCCAAGCAGTACGTCCCCTACATCGACATCCAGGATAGCGACGACTACGACTTCGACATCCACGACCGCCGCGAGGCGGCCGAGATGATGTACGAGGCCGAGGATGCCCTCTACGAGGGCGAAGTGCTGACGGGCCGGTTCTACGTCGACGAGGACCGCCCGTCCTACCAGGAAGAAAAGCAGGCCACGGGCGACATGCCCGAGGAACCGCTGGCCGAGCGGTACTTCGACGACGACTACGAGTGGGAGCGTAGCTACGACCTGCTCGACCGCCACAAGTAA
- a CDS encoding DNA-directed RNA polymerase subunit N — translation MMVPVRCFTCGKVVGEYWEEFKARSATKEGDEDPEKVLDELGVERQCCRRMLVSHKDLVDIVSPYQ, via the coding sequence ATGATGGTACCAGTCCGCTGTTTCACATGCGGCAAGGTCGTCGGGGAGTACTGGGAAGAGTTCAAGGCGCGGTCGGCGACCAAGGAGGGCGACGAGGACCCCGAGAAGGTCCTCGACGAACTCGGCGTCGAGCGACAGTGCTGTCGCCGGATGCTCGTCTCGCACAAGGACCTCGTGGACATCGTCTCACCCTACCAGTAA
- a CDS encoding TRAM domain-containing protein: MNDSDSAPVEAGERYSVEIEDLGSEGDGVARIGSFVVFVPGSGLGDRVDVRIEEVGGSHAVASVVEDDEEV; this comes from the coding sequence ATGAACGATTCGGACTCCGCCCCGGTCGAAGCCGGGGAACGCTACTCGGTCGAAATCGAGGACCTCGGGAGCGAAGGCGACGGCGTCGCTCGAATCGGGTCGTTCGTCGTCTTCGTCCCCGGTTCGGGACTCGGCGACCGCGTCGACGTTCGCATCGAGGAAGTCGGGGGGAGCCACGCCGTCGCGTCCGTGGTCGAGGACGACGAGGAAGTGTGA
- a CDS encoding 2-oxoacid:acceptor oxidoreductase subunit alpha: MTDDELIWRIAGGSGDGIDSTSQNFAKALMRSGLNVFTHRHYPSRIRGGHTYVEIRASDDPVKSRGDGYNFLLALGDSFARNPQEEAYYGNEEIKPLSENLDELREGGVIVYDAGLLDTDEIEDFDERVEENDWHVYDLDLRGLAKEHGREVMRNTAGVGATAALLDLDLEPIESLMEDAMSGDVLEANLTILHDAYESVDEDYEHTHDLRAPEGTVDEEQVLVSGSHGIAYGAIDEGCRFISGYPMTPWTDVFTIMTQHLSEFGGISEQVEDEIAAASLAIGASHAGAKAMSGSSGGGFALMSEPLGLAEMTETPVVLVESMRAGPSTGMPTKPEQGDLEHVLYTSQGDSNRVVFAPGDPAEAYEQTRKAFELAYDYQIPAIVLYDQKLSGGHQTVPEAVFDEEPNPDIGSVVTEEDLEEAAQEAGRFKRYMYDGEGGVSKRSLPGQKGGNYLASGNEHNEVGHISEDPDNRVIQMNRRMAKLDAIREELDENADHQPVYGPEDADYGILTFGSAKGVAEEAVDVLNDEGHSVKAMNVSDIMPFAKAEVTEFLESVDEALVVEMNATAQFRRHIQGQLGRFGEKLYSLLKYDGNPFEPAEVVDGFRTRIDGSGDISEYNVRIESATGD; encoded by the coding sequence ATGACGGACGATGAACTCATCTGGCGAATCGCGGGCGGTTCCGGCGACGGGATCGACTCGACGAGCCAGAACTTCGCGAAGGCCCTGATGCGGTCGGGGCTGAACGTCTTCACGCATCGGCACTATCCGTCGCGCATCCGCGGCGGCCACACGTACGTAGAGATCCGGGCGAGCGACGATCCGGTGAAGTCGCGGGGCGACGGCTACAACTTCCTGCTCGCGCTGGGCGACAGCTTCGCCCGTAATCCGCAGGAGGAGGCCTACTACGGCAACGAGGAGATCAAGCCGCTCTCGGAGAACCTCGACGAGCTCCGAGAGGGCGGGGTCATCGTCTACGACGCGGGCCTGCTCGACACCGACGAGATCGAGGACTTCGACGAGCGGGTCGAGGAGAACGACTGGCACGTCTACGACCTCGACCTCCGCGGGCTCGCGAAAGAGCACGGCCGCGAGGTCATGCGCAACACCGCGGGCGTCGGCGCGACCGCCGCACTGCTCGACCTCGACCTCGAACCAATCGAGAGCCTGATGGAGGACGCGATGAGCGGCGACGTGCTCGAAGCCAACCTCACCATCCTCCACGACGCGTACGAGTCGGTCGACGAGGACTACGAGCACACCCACGACCTCCGAGCGCCCGAGGGCACCGTCGACGAGGAGCAGGTCCTCGTCTCGGGTTCCCACGGCATCGCCTACGGCGCGATAGACGAGGGCTGTCGGTTCATCTCGGGCTACCCGATGACCCCGTGGACCGACGTGTTCACCATCATGACCCAGCACCTCTCGGAGTTCGGCGGCATCTCCGAGCAGGTCGAAGACGAGATCGCGGCGGCGTCGCTCGCCATCGGCGCGAGCCACGCCGGTGCGAAGGCGATGTCCGGGTCGTCGGGCGGCGGCTTCGCGCTGATGTCCGAGCCCCTCGGGCTCGCGGAGATGACCGAGACGCCGGTCGTTCTCGTCGAGTCGATGCGGGCGGGTCCCTCGACCGGGATGCCGACCAAGCCCGAGCAGGGCGACCTCGAACACGTCCTGTACACGAGTCAGGGCGACTCGAACCGCGTGGTGTTCGCGCCGGGCGACCCCGCCGAGGCGTACGAACAGACCCGCAAGGCGTTCGAACTCGCCTACGACTACCAGATTCCGGCCATCGTCCTCTACGACCAGAAGCTCTCGGGCGGCCACCAGACGGTCCCCGAAGCGGTCTTCGACGAGGAGCCGAACCCGGACATCGGGAGCGTCGTCACCGAGGAGGACCTCGAAGAGGCCGCCCAGGAGGCGGGCCGGTTCAAGCGGTACATGTACGACGGCGAGGGCGGCGTCAGCAAGCGCTCGCTCCCCGGCCAGAAGGGCGGTAACTACCTCGCGTCGGGCAACGAGCACAACGAGGTCGGCCACATCAGCGAGGACCCCGACAACCGCGTGATCCAGATGAACCGCCGGATGGCCAAGCTCGACGCCATCCGCGAGGAACTGGACGAGAACGCCGACCACCAGCCGGTGTACGGTCCCGAGGACGCCGACTACGGTATCCTCACCTTCGGGTCCGCCAAAGGCGTCGCCGAGGAGGCCGTCGACGTGCTGAACGACGAGGGCCACTCGGTGAAAGCGATGAACGTCAGCGACATCATGCCGTTCGCCAAGGCGGAGGTCACGGAGTTCCTGGAGAGCGTCGACGAGGCGCTGGTCGTCGAGATGAACGCGACCGCGCAGTTCCGTCGCCACATCCAGGGTCAGCTCGGCCGGTTCGGCGAGAAGCTGTACAGCCTGCTCAAGTACGATGGCAACCCGTTCGAGCCCGCGGAGGTCGTCGACGGCTTCCGCACCCGCATCGACGGGTCGGGCGACATCAGCGAGTACAACGTTCGCATCGAGTCGGCAACGGGTGATTAA
- a CDS encoding 50S ribosomal protein L18e translates to MSKTNPRLTSLIADLKSESRDSDADVWSTVADRLEKPRSTHAEVNLGRIERYAEEDETVIVPGKVLGSGALQKTVTVAAVDFSSTAETKIEQADGEALDLEQAIEQNPDGTNVRVIR, encoded by the coding sequence ATGAGCAAGACGAATCCGAGGCTCACCAGTCTCATCGCTGATCTGAAGTCGGAGTCCCGCGATTCGGACGCCGACGTGTGGAGTACTGTCGCAGACCGCCTCGAGAAGCCCCGCAGCACGCACGCGGAGGTCAACCTCGGCCGCATCGAGCGGTACGCCGAGGAAGACGAGACCGTTATCGTGCCCGGCAAGGTTCTCGGGAGCGGCGCTCTGCAGAAGACTGTCACCGTCGCCGCAGTGGACTTCTCGTCCACCGCGGAGACGAAGATCGAGCAGGCCGACGGTGAGGCTCTCGACCTCGAACAGGCAATCGAACAGAACCCCGACGGAACGAACGTGCGGGTGATTCGATGA
- the moaA gene encoding GTP 3',8-cyclase MoaA, whose amino-acid sequence MLEDDFGREVSGVRVSLTDRCNFDCVYCHNEGLGDTRGPMDPQDGEMTADEVVRFLEVAREFDVGKVKFTGGEPMLREDLEEIIRRTPDRMEASMTTNGTFLPGRAEDLVEAGLERVNVSQDALDPKAFAEVTESGAYDRVMEGVDAALDAGLDPVKLNMVVFEKTAGYVPEMVDHVADNDGLQLQLIEYMPELTGKPEWAIDIERVHGWLEDQAEEVEIRQMHGRRRYWIGGDAEEGGMVEIVDPVENESFCRNCHRVRVTHEGYLKGCLNRNDDLRPMGEMTKPEIRETFRETVANRVPYYGEYMVKGDDGEWEINDEYIEV is encoded by the coding sequence ATGCTGGAGGACGATTTCGGGCGCGAGGTCTCCGGCGTGCGGGTCTCGCTCACCGACCGATGCAACTTCGACTGCGTCTACTGCCACAACGAGGGGCTGGGGGACACCCGCGGCCCGATGGACCCGCAGGACGGGGAGATGACCGCCGACGAGGTCGTCCGCTTTCTGGAGGTCGCCCGCGAGTTCGACGTCGGGAAGGTCAAGTTCACCGGGGGCGAGCCGATGCTCCGGGAGGACTTAGAAGAGATAATCCGGCGAACGCCCGACAGGATGGAGGCCTCGATGACGACCAACGGCACCTTCCTGCCGGGCAGGGCCGAGGACCTCGTCGAGGCCGGACTGGAGCGAGTGAACGTCTCACAGGACGCCCTCGACCCGAAGGCGTTCGCGGAGGTCACCGAGAGCGGCGCGTACGACCGGGTGATGGAGGGGGTCGATGCGGCGCTCGACGCGGGACTCGACCCCGTGAAGCTCAACATGGTGGTCTTCGAGAAGACCGCGGGATACGTGCCCGAGATGGTCGACCACGTCGCCGACAACGACGGGCTCCAGCTCCAGCTCATCGAGTACATGCCGGAGCTGACGGGCAAGCCCGAGTGGGCCATCGACATCGAGCGCGTTCACGGCTGGCTCGAAGACCAGGCCGAGGAGGTCGAGATACGCCAGATGCACGGGCGTCGGCGCTACTGGATCGGCGGCGACGCCGAGGAGGGCGGGATGGTCGAGATAGTCGACCCCGTCGAGAACGAGAGCTTCTGTCGGAACTGCCATCGCGTGCGCGTCACGCACGAAGGATACCTCAAGGGGTGTCTGAACCGCAACGACGACCTCCGGCCGATGGGCGAGATGACCAAGCCCGAGATTCGCGAGACGTTCCGCGAGACGGTCGCGAACCGGGTGCCCTACTACGGCGAGTACATGGTGAAGGGCGACGACGGCGAGTGGGAGATAAACGACGAGTACATCGAGGTCTAG
- a CDS encoding 50S ribosomal protein L13: MSIAEFDADVVVDARDCILGRVASQVAQRALDGERVAVINAEDAIITGNEDDVMETYQKRAELGSDRGPYYPKRPDMIFKRSIRGMLPYKKTRGREAFENVRVYVGNPFDEDGEVLEGTSLDRLSNIRFVQLGEISKNLGANVTW; this comes from the coding sequence ATGAGTATCGCAGAATTCGACGCCGACGTCGTCGTGGACGCCCGCGACTGCATCCTCGGTCGCGTGGCGAGTCAGGTCGCACAGCGCGCGCTCGACGGCGAGCGCGTCGCGGTGATCAACGCCGAAGACGCCATCATCACGGGCAACGAAGACGACGTGATGGAGACCTACCAGAAGCGCGCCGAGCTGGGGTCCGACCGCGGTCCGTACTACCCCAAGCGACCGGACATGATCTTCAAGCGGTCGATCCGCGGCATGCTTCCGTACAAGAAGACCCGCGGCCGCGAGGCGTTCGAGAACGTCCGCGTCTACGTCGGCAACCCCTTCGACGAGGACGGCGAAGTCCTCGAGGGCACGTCGCTGGACCGGCTATCGAACATCCGCTTCGTCCAGTTGGGCGAAATCAGCAAGAATCTGGGTGCTAACGTCACATGGTAA
- a CDS encoding 30S ribosomal protein S9, with amino-acid sequence MVTNTSGKKKTAIARATVTDGEGLVRINSRPVELVEPEMARLKMLEPFRIAGDERRDAVDVEVDVQGGGISGQADAVRTAIARGLVQHTNDAELRDAFIEFDRSLLVNDSRRSEPKKWGGPGARARYQKSYR; translated from the coding sequence ATGGTAACCAATACGAGCGGAAAGAAGAAGACGGCCATCGCCCGCGCCACCGTCACGGACGGCGAGGGCCTGGTGCGAATCAACTCCCGACCGGTCGAGCTGGTCGAACCCGAGATGGCTCGGCTCAAGATGCTCGAACCGTTCCGCATCGCGGGCGACGAACGCCGCGACGCGGTCGACGTTGAGGTCGACGTGCAGGGCGGCGGCATCAGCGGACAGGCCGACGCGGTCCGGACCGCCATCGCGCGCGGGCTGGTCCAGCACACCAACGACGCCGAACTCCGAGACGCGTTCATCGAGTTCGACCGGTCGCTGCTGGTCAACGACTCGCGGCGCTCGGAGCCCAAGAAGTGGGGCGGCCCCGGCGCTCGCGCGCGCTACCAGAAATCTTACCGCTAA